TCTTTATGCTTCCTATAAAACtgattaagaaatgagaagctacttgtagcatcagttaaagggttaaataacatgttgcagatgaaacatattaatctctgcagtaattatccaatggaaggatctgaattaTTTACTTGGTGAATTCCAGATGTTGAATATATTCTCTATGTACATATGCATGTGCTTCTTTTGCATATTGTTACATAATCTAATTTATTCTATACATTTATCTTGTAAaacttgtattatttttttatgtatggtTTACTGTTATGTAACCTGTGTGATTCAAAGATATATTTTGTTAGTTTAATGTAGGGGCTTTGTGTCATCAttctgttatttgttgttttttatttgctttttcttttcttttgatgaatttttttttttcttttcatttttttatttcatttttctcctCTTCAACATAATCacaatttttgccttttgtttATTTCAACCATGGCAACTCTTTGGTATCAAATGATTAGCATCACATGATGCACTGGGGTTTAAAGTTGGGCACATCTTTTGCATTATGCCCTGATGAAGACTCTGTGTAATGGAAACGTGTTGACACTTGTGTCCCTGTAGGTAATGAAGGATTTTTATTTCTGTATCAGGGTGCCTCAGGCGTTCTTCTGGCTGCTGCTTTTGCAGTGCTCATTTGCAACAGTTCGTTTTGCTTTTCCTAGTTTTAAAATTCTGTTAAAAGTATAGTACTGTCCAAAAGTCTCTGCCAATCATTAGCTGTGTTGTTTTTAGCATAATATCTATTTCTCACTGTCTTTATTAAGACACAAGAAATATTGTGTCATTAAAGATTCAGACAAATATAAACTAAATTGCTCCTACTGGTTAAAATCAGTATttactctgacctctgaccttataACAAAATGTCTCCCAAACAATAAGCGATATTTGACAGTGTGTTGAATGAGACCTGATATTAAGCACCAACAGATGagttcagtaaatctcatatCATCAATCCAGAGGAGACAGGCATATAAAGAGAGGCCACACTAAATACTGGACACTTAATCATCTTGATCAGTTTCATAAGACTGATTCTCTCAATATTTAAAGACAAATGGGGCTGTAATTATTAAAatgatattatatatattattcttGGGTTTGGTGCTTGTGTCTTTACCAACCCTAAGCACTTTAACTTGAGTACTTTTTAAATTAGTTGCAGTACGTTATCACAGATCGGTTTTTCTGAACTCAtgaatggtgattttttttttggagacaTGGATAATGATCTTAACCTTttgatgcataaattatgagaaccttagtcaacattttttcctgagtgttttattaggcatgaaaaaaaaaaacaatgtgactgaatttttttaactaacctttttttatggagtttcaaaaatgtccattcagctggacaccacgtgtttaatttctgaagcaaagaaacatgtatttaaaaggcaaaatcagaaagtgatagcctaaactgtgtgaaaaatatttaaaaaaaaaaacatttttaatgcagctaatctaatgttttctcacattttagcatactttgaTACTATAGTTATTACTAACCTATTATCCCAaacaaaaatctttttgtttacgaaaactgttaattacagtctaataacaactagcaattgatttacattaaaaaacagttactgcagatcacacttatcaagaacagcaaagttacagtaatggtatgaatgtcagtatatgggatggtgcataagtgcccACTCTGTctgctgatatgcaactaaaacaacaaaacccatgaatatacaagagaacagatattgaatagctgtccaatgtagtgaccactgtgcatgaaagggttcaaatgtaAATTAAACACTATAAAATAGAAAATATCATATATAAGTTAAATGCAGAGGGACCATTTTTCTGCCCAATGACTTTTACTTTTCACTTTTTGGTAAAGTTGTTGATAACACTGAAATATTTCATGAACAGGAATCATTTTTCTCCTTACAACTCTATTAagtcattttttaatataaatgatgTCCTTGCCATCTGGGACTTGATCAACATACCACATCACAAAATGTGCACAGTCATCAGTTACATTCGTCTGGTTTTATTGCTGCATACAGGCAATTGTGACATCATTTCGCATACAGATTTCTTAGAAGTGTGCATGCCGAGTTGATCAAAAATACTAGTTTGGTTACAAAGAAAGAATTTTGTAGACCTCATAAGCGTTTCTACGTTGTGCTGATGCCATTATTAAGTCTAAACATGTGACAAAAGGCAATTCTGTCTGCAGAGGAGGAAGCAAAGTACAGTCTGTGTCGACTAACAGGCTCACTAGATCATCACATATAAAGGCACTTTTAGAAGCTGTTTGCTTTTTGTGTGTCGCTGATTTGATTCTTTGCTTGTAGGTGAAATGTGTTTCTTCATATTGCTTTCGTTGGTTGTTTGGCAAAGATAGAAATATTATTACTCCATGTCATCATGGTTCTGGGTTGACTCGTTGATCACCTTAAAAAAGAAGATGCAGGTTAGATGTGAGCACAGAGCTGTGTGTCAAAGCTCAAACGAGCAccagaaaatagaaatataactGGAAGAATGGCTGCACAAttaattttaaattgaaatcagattatttaattaggacaatgtttaaaaaagggtTAACTGTCAAATTGAATTTCATCTCTATGGGAGCAGTGCATTGCATGGTGGACTtcagatgaaaatgacatgctgacctctgttgtcttttgtagttttacccaaaaattgaaactcaagtatttagaggaaaaaaatgtggaTTTTAGTTTTGGCcagaattgtgcagccctaactgGAAGTAGACTAACCTGACCGTCCCTGGTCTCAATGGTTTTGATGAGAACCTTCTTGGTTGTTGTGGTTTCAACATGAGGTTTGGAGTCGACCATTGTTTCTACAGTtgaagagagaaacagagaggtgTTGTTTTTATTATACATGAAACTAAAATCAGCCATTAATAGTAGATACAGAAATGATCCTACCTCTCAGGTTTAGAGATGAGAAGTTTGGCAGTGGGGAAGAAATTCTGCAAATTGAGAAAAGACATTTCACACATCAATACACTCATCATTAACTATAACCTCCAATTGTAACCCAACATCCCAGATACCTGCAGCAAATGTCTAGAAGGAAAGGGTACTCTGTTTCACTGTGTCTGGAGCTGTCCAAAATTTCAGAAGTTCTGGAAGTCAGTCATACAAACTTTGTCTAAAATCGCTGGTGTGACGGTGCGTTTTCAAGCAAAGATGTGTGTGTTGGGTACATTCTGTATATATCCGTATATATCCGTAACTGtgattctctccccacattcaaatccagactcaaaactcaccttttcagaatagcctaccccccataagctctactctccattttacatcttcatttctatatataatatattttttttttttatctgtttatttctttgtattttatggattgtttgttttatcttgttgtacagtgtgtgTCTTGAAAGgctcttataaataaaatgtattattatgattatgattatgattatgattatgattatgattatggttattattattatgatgatattgatgatgatgatgatgatgatgatgattattattattattattattattattattattattattattattattattattattattattatatttccaGACAGCTGTGTTTTTACTTCAAGTCAGTCAACACTCATTGACTTTGGACTCCTGCAGGCCAGGAGGACGATATCTTTATACTGGAAGAAAATGGACATACCCTCAGTACATGTGTGGGTGAGGGAGATGGCATCTTGTATGGTATTGGAACGACTCGCTTATATTGTTAGAGGAAGGGGAGGGGATTTTGTGAAAATATGGTCACCTTTAATGGAGGTTCTCAGATGTTATGACACCAATTAATTTTGACAACGGTGCTGATTTATGGAGCtgtatgctgtttatttatgcttattttattttgtttttatttatttattcttattttttttattattttttttgctttcatttatttatttggggggaatATTTGCTTATTGCTTGCTTTAAGTTAAGTATATTATTAATTGTGTAAtataaagttcaataaagatattgttaaaaaaacaaacaaaaaaaaaacaattataactTCCAATTAAGCCACTCTGTTCCTTTTCCTTAGTTTACAACACAGATAACTTTTTTCCTCCAGTCACCTGCTCTCTTCTCCTTCCAGCAGCTTCCTGTAGGTGGCAATCTCAATGTCCAAGGCCATCTTCACGTTTAAGAGGTCCTGGTACTCCCGGAGGTGACGGGCCATCTCGTCCTTCATGTTGTGAATGTCCTCCTCCAGACGGCCGATGGTGTCCTGGTAACCGCCATTCTCCATAGAAAAGTTATCCTCCATCTCTCTCATCTGACGCTCCAAGGATTCATTCTGGTGTTGAAGCCAAGACAAGAACAGAAGGACTCAAAGCAATGTGGCAATAAATATATTCTCCGTGGATTTTTTTCCACTGTGACGGCAATGTATAATGTATAAAGCTGCCCTTTGTGAAGTTTCTGGAGCCCAGTTTGTCTGTCACTAGTTATATATGAGCTGGCATGGCTATTATTCTTGGCAGCAGTATAATGCAGCACAGGTCTAAAGTTACAAACTTACAGTTCCTTTGAGGGCATCCACTTCACAGGTAAGTGCCTGAACTTGGCGTCTGTAGTCATTGGCTTCCTGCTTGGCCACTCTCAAAGCATCATTATTCCGGGCAGCAGCTTCAGTGAGGTCAGCAAACTGGCAGATAAAGATAGAGGAAGAGGAATTAACATAGAAATAAGCCATTTAATATATAATCCAGCATTAAGGGAGAATGAAAGTCACacagagagaaaaatgtgtaaattATTAAAGATGTGGTCTTCACTTAGAGACATTACtctgcagttttgtttgttgcagttttgttgtattttaactctaactttctccctctttctttgtgtgggtcatcagttgaacggtaaatttccacgacaaagCCATGACGTAATCTATTGGTAACTTTTTGCTGAGAAAATAGACTTCATTCTGGGATCAAAGAAACTATTATCCAAAAACACCTAATTTACAATAGTGTCTGAATtgatttttatccattttgtcctttttttatgGCATGACCCATCAGAAACTCTTTGcatgatttattattttattattttctatgaAACCCAGTAACAGAAAACGATCCCTGATAAGACAAATGAGATTTTTATGCGCTGATGCTCTTTCACAGTGAGGCGAGCAAACTGAGACACATAAAAGCAGATAAAGATAGAAGGAGGAACTTAAAAATAAGCTGTTCAATAAATAATCAGTCAAACTTTGAAAGAGAATGACTGTGGCACTGAGTGAAAAAAGTGCGTAAATTATGAATGAAGTGGTGGTGAAATGCAGATGTTATACTGCAGTTTTGTTGCTGAGTCAGTTTAAAGGTACAATTCTTGTCACAATCAGTTTCAGATCATAGTTCATGGATTATACACGACAGTTTTGCTGCTTTGTTATTTAGGTTTGGATCAGATGTCCTTAAAGGTGAAAGTGTGTTTctatacaactgaaaaaaatcatatatatatataaaaaaaagatctATACCTTAGATTTGTACCATTCTTCAGATTCGTGGATGTTTTTGGAGGCCAGATTCTCATACTGCAGACGGACATCCCGCAGAGCAGCTGTCAGATCCGGTTTAGCCATTTCCATGTCCACCTgcacatgctgctgctgctggatctgGTTCTGCAGCTCCAGCATCTCCTGCAACAGAACAGGGTTCTTACCGTTaataaaagcatctgaaaaggtctttaattcatgaaaaaatgtaaggctatatatcatttgatttggatTTGaggatttgtaatgtgatttacatttttattgtttttgctttagtttattaattcagttatattgtatttttaattcttttttcttttgtattgttcatttctggggaggtattcatataagcctcttttggcttctaacctctcctgcacaataatgctacttgtttgaatgttgttgttttttgtctttcttgctgttttatgaagtgcaaataaataaataaataaataaataaataaataaataaataaaaggtaaaaTGGACATATTgtgcaaaaaatacaataaataatacaatataaactgaaactaaacagcTTTCTTCTTGTTAATGACTTATGTTGTTATATATAAACAATAGATTTGTTTACCAAACCTGATCTTATGGCTTCATTCATTCCACCATTTTCAGCTTCTGTAAATCAAGACTTTCTTTGCAATATCTGAAgaactaaaattaagtaaaaactcaactaaaactagTCAATTCCTCAAAATGTAgtacaactaaaatgagttatgtacttttaaaacaagaaacactaaataaaaatgtttagagTTGAGTTGGGGAACATTTTTGTAGGATTTTCCAGGATTTCCAGACTGTGTGACTGTATTCATCACCAATATGGTAGAATGAATGAGCAGATTAACAAATACTTGACattttttggccaaattatgaAAGTGCATTTATCTTATTAGGCAGCTCACAACTTGTTCACCCAAGTTTTTTGTTCAGATTTAACCACAAATAAAGCTTACCTCATCATGCAGCTTCTTGAGGAAGTTGATTTCATCCTGGAGGGACTCTACCTTCCGCTCCAGGTCAAGTCTGGCGAGGGCAGCATTATCCACATCCTGCACAGCAGTGACACTGACTCTTAATAAGGTGACTTGTGAAGGTGACATGAATTATTCATTGCATGTTTgctgacagaggaaaaaaaaaaaaaaatctttcacttGCTGTACAAGCGAACTCACACAGCGACCACACGCACATAATGAGCCACCGTGTTGTCGGGCAAGGTCATGAGCACATGCATCCAATAAAAATCAAACGTAAGAGGATCAGAGCAGATGTTAGAAAGACGCTATTAAATGTTTTCTCATGCTTTTAATGTGGTGAGTGCACTGAGGCATCTTTTAAGGCCGTGTTACCTAATCATATCACAGCAAATTTAGAAAGACACGCCACAGTAACACAACTAACACGTTTCATCATGGCCTGTCTATTCTTATAATGCATCATTCAGTTTGAACTAAAGGAGCCAATTTTATCAGTAAAAGTCCCTTTATTCCTCATTAAGAATGTTGCAAAAACCTACAATCCTCTCTGTAGCAGTTATAGTGAAAGAAAACAACATTTATTGATGACATATTGTTTTGCTGGGTGCTCAAGATGGCTCTGGATTtgctttcactgttttcttgaccttgaaattattattattattattattattattattattattattattttttttatgatttggcactatatacaTAAAACCGAAGTGAATAATCATCTGGGATATGCTACAAATGAATAATCATCTGGTTCAAATCCCATAGGGCTGCATGAGCTATGTCTGTAATGTAGGGTGCATTGTAGAGTATTGCATTAAGACAGGATGTCTGCTTCAGGAAGTGCAATAGAAAAGGGGTGACTGAAGAATCCAAAAGCAGGGAGAATTATTTGTGAAGTCCTCAGTCTTCTTACTAAACTCCAATGTTAACAGAAAAGTTTTTATGAAAATATAATCTGGAATCTTTAGCAATTGCATGATATTTTAAATTAAATACACACTGTACTCCAACATATTGTACCATATgatagcactgattttttttttgttattgtattgttttattcttttctatgtCCGCTaaacacacattcatcccactgcTGTGCTTTGTCAGGGCGTTGGCAGGCTTGTAAGCGAGGTATCAGCAAATGAAGCAGCTTTGCAACGTTCTAATGCCACAAACAAAGTGTGCTATTCAGCAGGGTTTCCCAAACAAGCCCGAGGCTGCAAGAGTGACTGTCtgcctgactgactgactgagtgCCGGCTGTGGACCCTGCATTGTTGTGTGTTTGCCACCCTGGCAGGCCGCAGGGACTTCCCTCCTGCCATTCATTTAGATAAGGCCATGATGATGATAAGGCAATCTATTGATAGTTTACAGTTTGTCCTTAAATCATATAATCACTAAGAAATACATTTCATTCCTGGGTGCAGGAAACAGCTACACAAATGCATCTAATTAACCATGATTTTGGCTTTGATCTGTTTTGTGTAGTTCCTCTGCCAAGACTCATCGGAAACTCTTTGTATGactcattattttattatttgccaTGAAACCCGGTGACAGAGAATGATCCCTGACAAAACCATAACAAGTGAAATTTTTATGTGCTGATGCTCTTTCACAGTGAGACAGCCCGGATCACATGGTGGCTTGTCTTCTCGCTCTGATAACCACATTGGGTCCACACTGTCCAGCTCATTCAGTGTGACCAGTCAGACTTAAAAAGATCCTCTCTCAGTGCAGGCCTGATTTAACTCATCAGCCACAACTTGGCCTTTTGTAAGGTTTGGGTCAGTTCTGCTCTATGAGTATTTCGGATCGTGGCtagacttctgctgttgtgccaCCAGAAAAGTGCATTCCCGACTCATGAGTAATAATTACATAGAGATCACCTAGAGGGGGTTATACCAGGTTACTGTTTTAAGTTCGACTCAGATGCTTTggcgtcactttttttttttttttttttcagcaatttGTGCTTTAACATTCACATGTAACCTAAGACAGTGACAGATTTAAAAGGCATTAGTTGTTTATTGACtctcttccaaaaaaaaaaaaaaaaaaaacatgaaaaagaagAGTTTGCTTATTAAAATGTCTGATTTGGTGAAGTGTGTTATACTGTACCTGTCTGAAGCTCTGCATATTGGACTCAGCATCTTCTCTCTGGGAAATCTCATCCTGCAGCCTGCAATATCagaataaagcaggggtgtcaaactcattttagttcaggggccacattcagcccaatttgatctcaagtgggccaaaccagtaaaataatcacagtaaaaaaaaaaggaaaattctattatgatcaggtttacatctacaaagttaccttaaaaatctgaataacacgaacaacttaattgtcttaagaaaaaaaaagtgcaattttagcaatattctgccttggtttatcagtttatcatttacacatgtgcattacgatcactcataacatttagtaacaggcagaatactggtcaaattgcatctacttttcttaagacatttccgtttgttcatatttgttcaggttatgcacatttgttgtaaaagtatagtttggtaatgtaaatattttcatgtaattttacttttttacaccaaaaaaacaaagagaacatttggggttgccattatttataggttattatgataatgttttactggttctgacccacttgaaatctaattggattgtatgtaacctgaattaaaatgattttgataccatcccagatagcaaatattttggcagtattatggcatacatttggcatttttggctttcttttggcattatgaaaacctttaggttTAACTGTGGTATGACTAAGGTTATCCAtcatagatatggaggcaccagcagtatatggctaagttctggcatatgtctggttaaccaaaagactgggcacagAGCAGGATCAactatagggatggtatggcatgtttatggcaagacagaagactgactaaagagcggcaacatcttatttcatatatggatgttttttggttgtgttctggcatatttctgtaaagccaaaacactgcacaaagagcgggaatttaaaaccccacttcattttaaaagcatgatcaacacacattttgggtgaattttggtcTCCTTTTGGCTTctttttgggtcagttttggctactttttggctggattatagggatttggggcttttctgggacaattatggctatatttttttggaagtctgcaattagttttgggtgaattttggatTCCATCTGGTTTGATTTTGCCTTGCCTATTTcaggccatttagggcccatacatccgcccagaattTTGCCAAAATGACATGCCAGTTATGGCCCAGATTTAAGCCATagtgattttgctatctgggattgattgttaatatcttcagtgtaatttttgcatttcacaaattcatctcgcgggccggattggaccttttggcaggccggatttggcccccgggccacatgtttgacacctgtggaataaaGATTTCTGAACAGAGTATTTAACATTTCAAGTTTCAAGCTTTTTTGGCCTTAAAagtttacaaaagtaaaaaaaaaaataatgaaatgagaCACAAAAGCACACATTCTTATCTACTCTGATCTATATGTAGAAGTAAAGCCTGTGCATTTCTGCCTAATCCTGGTCTGCTACAGCTCTACTCATCTACTTAGAGTTTATTCCAGACATGCCACGCCTCCTACTTCTCTCTCAGCCTGTCGATGTCGTCTGCCAGGTTATCCCGGTGCACTTCTACCCGGGCCTTTTCGTTGGTGAGCTGGTCCACCTGGCGCCTCAGCTCCCTCATCTCATCCTCGTACAGATCTCCCACCCTGGATGTGCCT
The DNA window shown above is from Sphaeramia orbicularis chromosome 17, fSphaOr1.1, whole genome shotgun sequence and carries:
- the viml gene encoding vimentin like — encoded protein: MSYRSAPHSSYKKMFGGEKSAVRSSYTSRHYSTPVRSTRVSYGVSSAPTIYASKTSRLRSSSAMPRLASENLDFSLSDAINTEFITNRTNEKAQMQSLNDRFASYIEKVRFLEQQNKILLAELEQLRGKGTSRVGDLYEDEMRELRRQVDQLTNEKARVEVHRDNLADDIDRLREKLQDEISQREDAESNMQSFRQDVDNAALARLDLERKVESLQDEINFLKKLHDEEMLELQNQIQQQQHVQVDMEMAKPDLTAALRDVRLQYENLASKNIHESEEWYKSKFADLTEAAARNNDALRVAKQEANDYRRQVQALTCEVDALKGTNESLERQMREMEDNFSMENGGYQDTIGRLEEDIHNMKDEMARHLREYQDLLNVKMALDIEIATYRKLLEGEESRISSPLPNFSSLNLRETMVDSKPHVETTTTKKVLIKTIETRDGQVINESTQNHDDME